In Nematostella vectensis chromosome 2, jaNemVect1.1, whole genome shotgun sequence, one genomic interval encodes:
- the LOC5513154 gene encoding protein RFT1 homolog: protein MADKSIVGSTVRSASYNVALQVTFRILTFFMNGILMRFISRDMLGVVNVRLVLLQQTITFVSREAFRKSCLTKSASGSEQHWPQVINLLWCVFPIGVVTSALLGFVWIYYLEKPDPNIVANYSLAVVIFASTGAIELLSEQLWVISQVFLFFRLKVVIEGIANFVKCVLTVFLVIVFPGLGVMSFCLAQVSFSVLSVGLYYAYFVHQLQTGEASKINDFPLKSMTDCLPAIIPGKAIVSLEMASLTWSFFKQSFLKKILTEGERFIMTLFQALTFAEQGIYDVINNLGSLVARCVFMPIEESYYTFFSHVLSRGKLAKDQPGESAKMAAQALELVLKFAVLVGMTILVFGYAYSYLLLDIYGGSMLSGGEGSSLLRWYCVYVLIIAVNGITECFMFAAMSKQDVDLYNYKMMLFSVIFLFASWYLTIFGSAGFIMANCLNMLLRIAHSIGFIQHFFKETPNLQPLVGLVPSPMVVAAYFASAVITIASEILLCCDHGWGYRILHIAIGAACLFFTGMIVFFKETALKGFVLQQMLGVKKKVE, encoded by the exons atggcggacaaaTCAATCGTAGGGAGCACCGTGCGGTCCGCTTCTTATAATGTCGCCCTTCAAGTCACTTTCAGGATTCTCACGTTTTTTATGAACGGGATCCTAATGCGGTTCATCTCTAGGGATATGCTTGGGGTCGTGAATGTCCGCCTTGTGCTTCTACAACAAACGATCACCTTCGTTTCTCGCGAAGCCTTCCGCAAGTCTTGCCTCACCAAGTCAGCAAGTGGGTCTGAACAACACTGGCCGCAAGTTATAAACCTGCTTTGGTGCGTGTTTCCCATAGGCGTAGTGACCTCTGCTCTTCTTGGGTTTGTATGGATCTATTATCTTGAGAAGCCCGACCCGAATATAGTAGCAAACTACTCCCTTGCAGTGGTAATTTTCGCGTCTACTGGAGCAATAGAGCTTCTGTCTGAGCAACTGTGGGTTATTTCTCAAGTTTTCCTGTTCTTTCGACTTAAAGTCGTAATAGAAGGGATTGCAAACTTTGTGAAGTGTGTTCTGACTGTCTTTCTTGTCATAGTATTCCCCGGTCTTGGAGTTATGTCTTTTTGTTTGGCCCAAGTTTCATTTTCAGTGCTGTCTGTGGGACTGTACTATGCATATTTTGTACACCAGCTTCAAACAGGAGAAGCATCCAAAATTAATGATTTCCCATTAAAGTCTATGACTGACTGTTTACCAGCTATCATACCGGGCAAGGCAATAGTTAGCCTAGAAATGGCTAGTCTGACCTGGAGTTTTTTTAAGCAGTCTTTCTTAAAGAAGATTCTCACTGAGGGAGAACGCTTCATCATGACTTTATTCCAGGCACTGACATTTGCAGAACAAGGCATTTATGACGTTATCAACAACTTGGGATCACTTGTTGCAAGGTGTGTCTTTATGCCGATTGAAGAGAGTTATTACACTTTCTTCTCGCACGTGCTGTCTCGGGGAAAACTTGCAAAAGACCAGCCCGGTGAATCTGCCAAAATGGCTGCACAGGCTCTTGAACTGGTGCTAAAGTTTGCAGTGTTGGTTGGGATGACAATATTAGTGTTTGGCTATGCATACTCGTATTTGTTGTTGGACATCTATGGAGGCTCAATGCTTAGTGGAGGCGAAG GCTCATCCCTACTCAGATGGTACTGCGTCTATGTTCTAATCATTGCTGTTAATGGGATTACTGAGTGTTTCATGTTTGCGGCAATGAGCAAACAGGATGTTGACCTGTATAACTACAAGATGATGTTGTTCTctgttattttcttgtttgcATCATGGTACCTGACAATCTTTGGGAGTGCTGGGTTCATCATGGCAAATTGCCTAAACATGCTACTCAGGATTGCTCACAG TATCGGGTTTATACAGCATTTCTTCAAAGAAACCCCAAATCTTCAGCCTCTAGTTGGCCTGGTGCCCTCTCCGATGGTCGTTGCTGCTTACTTTGCCTCTGCCGTCATAACCATTGCTTCTGAGATTCTGTTGTGCTGTGATCATGGATGGGGATATCGTATACTGCATATTGCTATTGGCGCCGCTTGTCTATTTTTCACAGGGATGATAGTATTCTTCAAAGAAACAGCTTTAAAAGGCTTTGTGTTACAACAAATGCTtggagttaaaaaaaaagttgaataG